In Vibrio atlanticus, the following proteins share a genomic window:
- a CDS encoding F0F1 ATP synthase subunit I: MVAALARPGRVLAKQMLLIELSAVILVAIGLGLAVNPDWGFAALIGGGIFVIANVVFCVCAFLFCGARATKLVAASFYAGEALKILITVLLFSIVYMYMQVELIPLKLTYLLVLGINIFAPVLFINNKK; this comes from the coding sequence ATGGTAGCGGCGTTAGCAAGACCAGGACGAGTGCTTGCAAAGCAAATGTTATTGATCGAGCTTAGCGCGGTTATATTAGTGGCGATAGGGTTAGGTTTAGCTGTTAATCCTGATTGGGGTTTTGCTGCATTAATCGGTGGCGGTATTTTTGTCATCGCGAATGTAGTTTTTTGTGTGTGTGCTTTTCTATTTTGTGGAGCTCGCGCAACTAAGTTAGTTGCGGCGTCGTTCTATGCAGGTGAAGCGCTAAAAATCTTAATCACAGTTCTACTATTCTCTATCGTCTACATGTATATGCAGGTGGAATTAATTCCCCTCAAACTGACCTATTTACTGGTTCTAGGTATTAATATCTTTGCGCCAGTGCTTTTCATTAACAATAAAAAATAG